A single Providencia manganoxydans DNA region contains:
- the nuoJ gene encoding NADH-quinone oxidoreductase subunit J translates to MEFTFYIAGLVAVLATLRVITNTNPVHALLYLVVSLLALSMVFFSLGAYFAGALEIIVYAGAIMVLFVFVVMMLNLGRSVQEQEREWLAPKNWIGPAILSLVLLALLIYGITSLSYQEGIAGTVISAKEVAISLFGPYVLAVELASLLLLAGLVVAFHVGRDRYENGADIVSNANANAEEQ, encoded by the coding sequence ATGGAATTTACATTTTATATCGCCGGTCTGGTTGCTGTATTAGCAACTTTGAGGGTGATAACCAATACTAACCCGGTACATGCGTTGTTGTATCTGGTTGTTTCTTTGCTGGCACTGTCCATGGTGTTCTTTTCACTCGGCGCGTACTTCGCGGGTGCATTAGAAATCATCGTGTATGCAGGTGCCATTATGGTGTTGTTTGTGTTCGTCGTGATGATGCTCAACCTCGGACGCTCTGTACAAGAGCAAGAGCGTGAGTGGTTAGCGCCAAAAAATTGGATCGGGCCGGCAATTTTGTCTCTGGTTCTATTAGCGCTACTGATTTATGGCATCACTAGCTTGTCATACCAAGAAGGTATTGCAGGTACGGTGATCAGTGCAAAAGAAGTGGCTATCAGCCTGTTTGGACCTTATGTCCTCGCGGTTGAATTAGCGTCACTGCTGTTGCTTGCTGGTCTCGTGGTTGCGTTCCACGTCGGTCGTGACCGCTACGAAAACGGCGCTGACATTGTTAGCAATGCCAATGCAAATGCGGAGGAACAATAA
- the nuoL gene encoding NADH-quinone oxidoreductase subunit L encodes MNLLYLTILLPLLGSVLLAFSRGRWSENVSAIIGAGVVGLAAVVALYVGIEFLEQPVLANGAYPPYTELLWTWMSVGDFNIPFSLRLDGLSLTMLGVVTGVGFLIHVYASWYMRGEEGYSRFFTYTNLFIASMVVLVLADNMMLMYLGWEGVGLCSYLLIGFYYTNPDNGKAAMKAFFVTRVGDVFLAIGMFILWNELGTLNFSEMAVLAPQKMAEGGTAITWATLMILGGAVGKSAQLPLQTWLADAMAGPTPVSALIHAATMVTAGVYLVARTHALFLMAPEILHLVGIVGGVTLLFAGCAALVQTDIKRVLAYSTMSQIGYMFLALGVQAWDAAIFHLMTHAFFKALLFLSAGSVIIACHHEQNIFKMGGLRKQIPYVYAVMLIGGSALAALPLFTAGFYSKDAILWGAEVDGQTVLLWAGLIGALLTAMYTFRMIFIAFHGEAKIKAHKVKGFTHSVPLGILAILATFIGAQIHQPLEGVFPVNPLEHEAGKLQLEILSGSLAVIGLLIVTFIYLFRRSIATGIAKSAPGRFFSTWWYHAWGFDWLYDVVFVKPFKGVAWLLESDPINSLMNLPACLSRWANKGLAVSENGQVRWYVASLGLGAVLILALLLLV; translated from the coding sequence ATGAACTTACTCTATTTAACCATTTTGCTGCCACTACTGGGGTCTGTGCTACTCGCATTTTCCCGCGGTCGTTGGTCAGAAAATGTTTCAGCTATTATTGGTGCTGGGGTAGTCGGCCTTGCAGCAGTTGTTGCACTGTATGTGGGTATTGAGTTTTTAGAACAACCTGTACTTGCAAACGGCGCATATCCTCCGTATACCGAGCTGCTTTGGACTTGGATGTCAGTGGGTGACTTTAATATCCCATTTAGTCTTCGCCTTGATGGCCTCTCACTGACAATGTTAGGTGTTGTGACAGGGGTTGGCTTCTTGATCCACGTGTACGCTTCTTGGTATATGCGTGGCGAAGAAGGCTATTCACGTTTCTTTACCTACACGAACCTGTTTATCGCGAGTATGGTGGTTTTAGTCCTCGCTGATAATATGATGCTGATGTATCTAGGTTGGGAAGGGGTAGGGCTGTGCAGTTACCTATTGATTGGTTTCTACTATACCAATCCAGATAACGGCAAAGCCGCGATGAAAGCTTTCTTTGTAACCCGTGTTGGTGATGTGTTCTTAGCTATCGGTATGTTTATTCTGTGGAATGAACTGGGTACCTTGAATTTCAGCGAAATGGCTGTTCTGGCACCACAAAAAATGGCGGAAGGCGGCACAGCAATCACATGGGCAACCTTAATGATCTTAGGTGGTGCGGTAGGTAAATCTGCCCAGTTGCCACTACAGACATGGTTAGCTGATGCGATGGCAGGTCCAACTCCAGTTTCTGCACTGATCCACGCAGCAACCATGGTGACTGCGGGTGTATATCTTGTCGCGCGTACTCACGCGTTGTTCTTGATGGCACCTGAAATTCTACATTTAGTCGGTATTGTTGGTGGTGTGACGCTGCTATTTGCAGGCTGTGCTGCATTGGTACAAACCGATATCAAACGTGTACTTGCTTATTCAACCATGAGTCAAATCGGTTATATGTTCTTGGCGCTTGGTGTGCAAGCATGGGATGCGGCAATTTTCCACCTGATGACTCACGCTTTCTTTAAAGCGTTACTGTTCTTGTCAGCGGGTTCGGTGATCATTGCATGTCATCACGAACAAAATATTTTCAAAATGGGTGGGTTGCGTAAGCAAATCCCTTACGTCTACGCTGTGATGTTAATTGGTGGAAGTGCATTGGCGGCATTGCCTCTGTTTACCGCTGGTTTCTACAGTAAAGATGCGATTTTATGGGGTGCTGAAGTTGATGGGCAAACCGTTCTGTTATGGGCCGGCCTCATCGGTGCACTGCTAACCGCAATGTATACCTTCCGTATGATTTTCATCGCCTTCCACGGCGAAGCGAAAATCAAAGCGCACAAGGTCAAAGGCTTTACTCACTCTGTACCACTGGGCATTTTAGCTATTCTAGCAACATTTATTGGTGCACAAATCCACCAGCCGCTAGAAGGTGTTTTCCCTGTTAACCCGCTAGAGCATGAAGCTGGCAAACTACAGTTGGAAATCCTTTCAGGTAGTCTCGCGGTTATCGGTCTGTTGATTGTGACATTCATTTATCTGTTCAGACGTTCTATCGCAACAGGCATCGCTAAAAGCGCGCCGGGCCGTTTCTTCTCTACGTGGTGGTATCACGCGTGGGGCTTTGATTGGCTGTACGATGTTGTCTTTGTGAAACCTTTCAAAGGTGTAGCATGGTTGCTGGAAAGCGATCCAATTAACTCATTGATGAATTTACCTGCTTGTTTGTCTCGTTGGGCAAATAAAGGGTTAGCAGTGAGTGAAAACGGTCAAGTCCGTTGGTATGTTGCCTCATTGGGGCTGGGTGCAGTGCTGATTCTTGCTCTGCTGCTTTTGGTTTAA
- the nuoH gene encoding NADH-quinone oxidoreductase subunit NuoH, producing MDWISPEVMEVLISILKSIVILLVVVTCGAYMSLGERRILGLFQNRYGPNRVGPFGMGQLIADMFKMLFKEDWIPQFADKKIFTLAPVIAFCSLFLAFAIVPVSPTWHVADLNIGILFFLMMAGLAVYAVLFAGWSSNNKYSLLGAMRASAQTVSYEVFLGLSLMGVVAQAGSFNLIDIVNSQEGMWNVIPQFFGFVTFAIAGVAVCHRHPFDQPEAEQEIADGYHVEYSGMKFGLFFVGEYIGIVTVSALIVTLFFGGWHGPFLPSFLWFAIKTAFFMMMFILIRASLPRPRYDQVMSFGWKICLPLTLLNLLGTAAVILYNAQ from the coding sequence ATGGATTGGATATCCCCAGAAGTGATGGAAGTGTTAATTTCCATTCTTAAGTCGATTGTCATCCTATTGGTTGTCGTTACCTGTGGTGCGTACATGAGTTTGGGTGAACGTCGTATTCTCGGCTTATTCCAAAACCGTTACGGTCCTAACCGTGTTGGACCTTTTGGCATGGGGCAATTAATTGCCGACATGTTCAAAATGTTGTTCAAAGAAGACTGGATCCCACAGTTTGCGGACAAAAAAATCTTTACGCTAGCGCCAGTGATTGCATTCTGCTCACTGTTCCTTGCGTTTGCTATCGTTCCGGTTAGCCCAACATGGCACGTTGCAGACTTGAATATCGGGATCTTATTCTTCCTGATGATGGCAGGTCTGGCTGTTTATGCGGTGCTATTCGCGGGTTGGTCAAGTAACAACAAATACTCACTGCTCGGTGCAATGCGTGCATCTGCACAAACGGTGAGTTATGAAGTGTTCTTAGGTCTATCACTGATGGGTGTGGTTGCTCAAGCAGGCTCATTTAACCTGATTGATATCGTCAATTCACAAGAAGGCATGTGGAACGTTATTCCACAATTCTTCGGTTTTGTGACCTTTGCGATAGCCGGTGTTGCGGTATGTCACCGTCATCCATTTGACCAACCAGAAGCAGAGCAAGAAATCGCCGATGGTTACCACGTAGAATATTCAGGTATGAAATTCGGCCTGTTCTTCGTGGGTGAGTATATCGGTATTGTGACCGTTTCTGCGCTGATCGTGACACTGTTCTTTGGTGGCTGGCATGGTCCATTCTTGCCGTCGTTCCTGTGGTTTGCGATTAAGACTGCCTTCTTCATGATGATGTTTATCTTGATCCGTGCATCTTTACCGCGTCCGCGTTATGACCAAGTGATGTCCTTTGGCTGGAAAATTTGTCTGCCACTGACGCTGCTTAACCTGCTGGGTACCGCAGCAGTCATTTTATATAATGCTCAGTAA
- the nuoI gene encoding NADH-quinone oxidoreductase subunit NuoI produces MTLKDLLVGFGTQVRSIWLVGLHAFQKRETQMYPEEPVYLPPRYRGRIVLTRDPDGEERCVACNLCAVACPVGCISLQKAEHEDGRWYPEFFRVNFSRCIFCGLCEEACPTTAIQLTPDFEMGEWRRQDLVYEKDDLLISGPGKYPDYNFYRKSGMAIAGKDKGEADNEAKPINVKDLLP; encoded by the coding sequence ATGACATTGAAAGATTTATTGGTCGGTTTCGGCACTCAAGTACGCAGTATTTGGTTAGTTGGATTACATGCGTTCCAAAAACGTGAAACACAAATGTATCCTGAAGAGCCTGTGTACCTGCCACCCCGTTACCGTGGTCGGATCGTACTAACTCGTGATCCAGATGGCGAAGAGCGTTGTGTTGCTTGTAACTTGTGTGCGGTTGCTTGCCCTGTAGGCTGCATCTCATTGCAAAAAGCAGAACATGAAGATGGTCGCTGGTATCCTGAATTTTTCCGCGTTAACTTCTCACGCTGCATTTTCTGTGGTTTGTGTGAAGAGGCTTGCCCGACAACGGCTATCCAATTAACGCCTGACTTTGAAATGGGTGAATGGCGTCGTCAGGATCTTGTTTACGAGAAAGATGACTTATTAATTTCAGGTCCGGGTAAATATCCTGATTATAACTTTTACCGTAAATCGGGTATGGCGATTGCAGGTAAAGACAAAGGTGAAGCGGATAACGAAGCCAAACCGATTAACGTCAAAGACCTGTTGCCATAA
- the nuoG gene encoding NADH-quinone oxidoreductase subunit NuoG, with product MATIYVDGKEYDVNGSENLLQACLSLGLDIPYFCWHPALGSVGACRQCAVKQYQNADDTRGRLVMSCMTPATEGTYISIDDEEAKQFRESVVEWLMTNHPHDCPVCEEGGNCHLQDMTVMTGHNMRKYRFTKRTHINQDLGPFISHEMNRCIACYRCVRYYKDYADGTDLGVYGAHNYVYFGRTEDGTLESEFSGNLVEVCPTGVFTDKTHSERYNRKWDMQFAPGICQQCSIGCNTSPGERYGELRRIENRYNGSVNHYFLCDRGRFGYGYVNRKDRPRQPLLNKEGVKQVVSAIEAMQSGAQIINQAKKVIGIGSPRASIESNYALRALVGAENFYSGVSADEQRRLELMQNILQNGGVYTPSLREVEGYDAVLVLGEDLTQTGARMALSVRQAVKGKAREMAAAQKVADWQIAAIMNIGQHAKYPLFITNVDDTRLDDIAAFNYRAPVADQARFGFAIANMINGDAPAVADLPADLKAKVETIAQALAGAKKPLIISGSHSASDAMIQAAANVAFALKAKGAQVGLSYLASHANSFGLAMMKAQSLDSAFARINANEADVAIVMENDLYRHSSVNVVDSALAKLKHLIVADHQHTDIMDKASLILPAASFAEADGTLINQEGRAQRFFQVFDPSFYDKSIVMNESWRWLHSLQTEAQERDADWSQLDHVIADCVAALPQFAGIVDAAPKASFRIRGQKLAREPHRYSGRTAMLANQSVHEQRQPQDKDTAFAFSMEGNNSPTAPRQQIPFAWAPGWNSPQAWNKFQSEVGGHLRFGDPGVRLFNSTEAKLAYFTDIPAAYHATEAQWVVAPYYHLFGSDEMSQRSEVIQERMPEPYVMLNAQDAAALGLGAGAKAEFSHQGQAFNLTVRLSQNLSSGQIGLPLGMPGIAPAMAGVSVNNLRRGA from the coding sequence ATGGCTACAATATATGTAGACGGCAAAGAATATGACGTAAACGGGTCTGAAAACCTGTTACAAGCCTGCCTTTCTCTGGGGCTAGATATTCCTTATTTTTGCTGGCATCCGGCGCTGGGAAGCGTTGGCGCTTGCCGCCAGTGTGCGGTTAAGCAATATCAAAACGCGGATGACACCCGCGGTCGTCTCGTTATGTCCTGTATGACACCCGCAACGGAAGGTACTTACATCTCTATTGACGATGAAGAAGCCAAACAATTCCGTGAAAGTGTCGTTGAATGGTTAATGACCAACCACCCACATGACTGTCCAGTCTGTGAGGAAGGTGGTAACTGCCATCTGCAAGATATGACGGTGATGACCGGTCATAATATGCGTAAATATCGTTTCACGAAACGTACTCACATTAATCAGGATCTAGGGCCTTTCATCAGTCATGAGATGAACCGCTGTATCGCCTGTTATCGTTGTGTGCGTTATTATAAAGACTACGCTGATGGCACTGACTTAGGCGTATATGGTGCACATAACTATGTTTACTTCGGACGTACGGAAGATGGTACGTTAGAGAGCGAATTCTCCGGTAACCTCGTTGAAGTTTGTCCTACAGGTGTCTTTACCGATAAAACTCACTCAGAACGCTATAACCGTAAATGGGATATGCAGTTCGCACCGGGTATTTGCCAACAGTGCAGTATCGGCTGTAATACCAGCCCAGGTGAGCGCTATGGTGAACTTCGCCGTATCGAAAACCGTTATAACGGTTCAGTAAACCACTATTTCTTATGTGACCGCGGTCGTTTTGGTTACGGCTACGTTAACCGCAAAGATAGGCCACGTCAGCCACTCTTAAATAAAGAGGGTGTTAAGCAAGTTGTTTCTGCAATCGAAGCAATGCAAAGTGGTGCACAAATAATCAATCAAGCGAAAAAAGTGATTGGTATTGGTTCGCCGCGCGCGAGCATCGAAAGCAACTATGCTTTACGTGCATTAGTGGGTGCAGAAAACTTCTACTCAGGTGTTTCGGCTGATGAACAACGTCGCCTTGAGTTGATGCAAAATATCTTACAAAACGGTGGTGTTTATACGCCTAGCCTACGTGAAGTTGAAGGCTATGATGCGGTGCTGGTATTGGGTGAAGACTTAACTCAAACTGGTGCGCGCATGGCACTTTCCGTTCGCCAAGCTGTAAAAGGCAAAGCACGCGAAATGGCAGCAGCACAGAAAGTCGCTGATTGGCAAATCGCCGCGATCATGAATATCGGTCAACATGCTAAATATCCACTGTTTATCACTAACGTTGATGATACTCGCTTAGATGATATTGCGGCATTTAACTATCGTGCGCCAGTCGCTGATCAAGCGCGCTTTGGTTTCGCCATTGCGAATATGATCAATGGTGATGCACCCGCAGTTGCTGATTTACCAGCTGATTTAAAAGCCAAAGTAGAAACCATCGCACAAGCGCTGGCAGGGGCTAAAAAACCATTGATTATCAGTGGTAGCCACTCGGCAAGTGATGCCATGATCCAAGCCGCTGCAAACGTTGCCTTTGCACTGAAAGCGAAAGGTGCACAAGTTGGTTTATCTTACCTTGCATCGCATGCAAATAGCTTCGGTTTAGCCATGATGAAAGCGCAATCATTAGATAGCGCATTTGCGCGTATTAACGCGAACGAAGCTGACGTTGCTATCGTAATGGAAAATGACCTTTATCGTCATAGCAGTGTCAATGTCGTTGATAGTGCACTGGCTAAATTGAAACACTTGATTGTTGCTGATCATCAACACACTGACATCATGGATAAAGCGTCATTGATTTTGCCAGCTGCAAGCTTCGCAGAAGCCGATGGGACTTTAATCAACCAAGAAGGCCGTGCACAACGTTTCTTCCAAGTGTTTGATCCATCTTTCTACGACAAATCTATCGTGATGAACGAAAGCTGGCGTTGGTTGCATTCTCTGCAAACGGAAGCACAAGAACGTGACGCTGACTGGTCTCAACTTGATCATGTGATTGCGGATTGTGTTGCGGCACTGCCACAGTTCGCCGGTATTGTTGATGCAGCACCGAAAGCGTCTTTCCGCATTCGTGGCCAGAAGTTAGCACGTGAACCACATCGTTACAGTGGTCGTACTGCAATGTTGGCAAATCAATCAGTCCATGAGCAACGTCAACCGCAAGATAAAGACACTGCGTTTGCCTTCTCAATGGAAGGTAACAACAGCCCAACGGCACCACGTCAGCAAATTCCATTTGCATGGGCACCTGGTTGGAACTCACCACAAGCTTGGAACAAATTCCAAAGCGAAGTCGGTGGGCATCTACGTTTCGGTGATCCGGGTGTGCGTCTGTTTAATTCAACTGAAGCTAAATTGGCTTATTTCACTGATATTCCAGCGGCTTATCATGCAACTGAAGCACAGTGGGTGGTTGCGCCTTATTATCATCTGTTCGGCAGTGATGAAATGTCACAACGTTCAGAGGTGATCCAAGAGCGTATGCCTGAGCCTTATGTGATGTTGAATGCACAAGATGCAGCAGCTCTCGGTTTGGGTGCTGGCGCTAAAGCGGAATTCAGTCATCAAGGTCAAGCTTTCAATTTGACTGTACGTTTAAGCCAAAATCTGTCGAGTGGTCAAATCGGTCTGCCTTTGGGGATGCCAGGTATTGCACCAGCAATGGCGGGTGTGTCAGTCAATAATCTACGGAGGGGTGCATGA
- the nuoK gene encoding NADH-quinone oxidoreductase subunit NuoK — protein MIPLQHGLILAAILFVMGLSCLVIRRNLLFMLIGLEIMINSTALAFVVAGSFWGQPDGQIMYILAIALAAAEASIGLALLLQLHRHRQNLNIDKVSEMRG, from the coding sequence ATGATACCTCTTCAACATGGTCTGATTTTAGCGGCGATTTTATTTGTAATGGGACTAAGCTGTCTTGTTATCCGCCGTAATTTGCTGTTCATGCTGATCGGACTGGAAATCATGATTAACTCAACTGCGTTAGCTTTCGTTGTCGCAGGGAGTTTCTGGGGGCAACCAGACGGCCAAATTATGTACATTTTGGCCATTGCGCTGGCTGCTGCGGAGGCGAGTATTGGATTGGCGTTGTTACTGCAACTCCATCGTCATCGTCAGAACCTGAATATTGATAAAGTCAGTGAGATGCGCGGATGA